From Vagococcus jeotgali, one genomic window encodes:
- a CDS encoding MucBP domain-containing protein: MNKKYIKYIKYLSLIFIISISFGITSFANELIYETKQITSTDNEALTEQGIFNDGWRLGTYSESAGYSPGRLPNNELFEKNLDTGWYQSPERLTVPGEKGRTPMYIGFHFSSTGHLMFGNNLDGKDDTQYKNYLKAEDNVAVLAKEGIPVVPDTVLELSFDYFNVQINGTITSNNLILAFFKDENGEQIGDKSAYINPFINSAGEQRRHERKIRVPKDAVSMSLQFYPLDRSLPWRSSQIVVSNLTIYGEKVANEKSAPVKVIHKDEKTGRILKTEEFTGSIGSFYTTSPSDFTGYQWNEIAPENSMGIFTKLPQTVIYEYEPKSEGKPVYIKFLDKLSQDEIAEDEVIEGPIGSVYKAQPKEIEGYELTSPFPENEEGRISDDVQTVTYYYDKINKVQWLPSYSKWKNSNTATIPKENAFVMMYSDKTKVEEYSDGIKMDEALQKDGDNVQFDPTKGTQWIRWSNVGYYKGQNIGVKLSVTPDKDKPGPVSEWNFIGFRNSDFLDVAADKEMGHLDVKYEFLDEKGQPIEISGYWTMGGLNDSKLIKLKTSQFDYLFSTPATGDNPILISYELNGDIIEMTGHGHDATDEVPAKPENLIPSQLEVTATYTDQTSFSYVMSSTPNNPFKNSLLSYNSSSIAKVGISDPQPIDQTVKSVTKDNRDKLTNEFVQQIPYESSGNRNQNMTWTVSNIENDDVFKTGVWQVYDETGKEQTDLFEFDKVNQTIKPKDLKNSNLYNHYYRFVYSLPFDESKEIQENQLVEQNNGKYLNYSQDISLTVDKLSPVVATPTTDINFMATINYSYTDEEGKPITMDGLAKTGTGLITQPYPVNEAPDIQGYTFNRSEPSDLMNKKILYTDNPVNFIYDKINKVQMTVNYYQLDRQGKETTHRVIDDLQTGNTVEALVEEVEVGKKISEFIPQPDFNSYLYKSSIVTNDVTNESIEDDIVPMNDFTVNRYYQPLENLSVPKTISFGEKNAQRLKDEYSVKNDPSPIGLTSGYSDVNWSLHASSDGLFSEGTKTRLLSDMYFRLNDEKMIINEEDTVLASQVNEHYYDLPLVTEDNKEGLFLKIGNSGTKDSKYSGKIKFSMVTGP, encoded by the coding sequence ATGAATAAAAAATATATAAAATATATAAAATATTTATCACTAATTTTTATAATATCTATTTCATTTGGAATAACAAGTTTTGCAAATGAACTTATTTATGAAACTAAACAAATTACATCGACTGATAATGAGGCTTTAACTGAACAAGGTATTTTTAATGACGGATGGAGACTGGGAACCTATAGTGAGAGTGCTGGATACTCTCCTGGTAGATTACCTAATAATGAATTATTTGAAAAAAATTTAGACACAGGATGGTACCAGAGTCCTGAGCGACTTACTGTACCGGGCGAAAAAGGAAGAACTCCTATGTATATTGGATTCCACTTTTCAAGTACTGGACACTTGATGTTTGGAAACAATTTAGATGGGAAAGATGATACACAATATAAGAATTACCTAAAGGCAGAAGATAATGTAGCTGTCCTTGCTAAGGAAGGAATACCAGTAGTACCTGATACGGTATTAGAGCTCAGTTTTGACTATTTTAATGTTCAAATTAATGGTACTATCACTTCCAATAATTTGATATTAGCTTTTTTTAAAGATGAAAATGGAGAGCAAATAGGTGATAAATCAGCATACATCAATCCATTCATAAATTCTGCGGGTGAACAGAGAAGACATGAGAGAAAGATTAGGGTACCAAAAGATGCTGTTTCTATGTCTTTACAATTTTATCCATTAGACCGTTCACTTCCATGGAGATCCTCACAAATAGTAGTTTCTAACTTAACAATTTACGGCGAAAAAGTGGCTAATGAAAAAAGTGCTCCTGTTAAAGTTATTCATAAAGATGAAAAAACGGGTAGAATATTAAAGACTGAAGAATTCACTGGATCTATTGGCTCATTTTATACAACCTCTCCTTCTGATTTCACAGGATACCAATGGAATGAGATCGCCCCTGAAAATTCTATGGGGATATTTACTAAGTTGCCTCAAACAGTTATTTATGAATATGAACCTAAATCTGAAGGAAAACCAGTATACATTAAGTTTTTAGATAAATTATCTCAAGATGAAATAGCTGAAGATGAGGTGATTGAAGGCCCTATAGGTTCAGTATACAAAGCACAACCGAAGGAGATAGAAGGATATGAACTTACTTCACCTTTTCCAGAAAATGAAGAAGGAAGAATAAGTGATGATGTACAGACGGTTACTTATTATTATGATAAAATAAATAAAGTTCAATGGTTACCATCATATTCAAAATGGAAGAATTCCAATACTGCTACAATTCCTAAAGAAAATGCTTTTGTGATGATGTATTCAGATAAAACGAAGGTAGAAGAGTATTCTGATGGCATTAAGATGGATGAGGCTTTACAAAAAGATGGTGATAACGTGCAATTTGATCCAACTAAAGGAACACAGTGGATTAGATGGTCGAATGTTGGTTATTATAAAGGACAAAATATTGGAGTGAAACTAAGTGTCACACCTGATAAAGATAAACCTGGTCCAGTATCAGAATGGAATTTTATTGGTTTTAGGAACAGTGATTTTCTAGATGTTGCGGCAGATAAAGAAATGGGACACCTAGATGTTAAATATGAATTTTTAGATGAGAAGGGTCAACCCATTGAAATTAGTGGTTATTGGACGATGGGTGGACTAAACGATTCTAAATTAATTAAATTAAAAACAAGTCAGTTTGATTATTTATTTAGTACGCCAGCTACTGGTGACAATCCTATCTTGATAAGTTATGAATTGAATGGTGATATAATTGAAATGACTGGGCATGGACATGATGCAACTGATGAGGTTCCTGCAAAGCCAGAAAATCTGATACCTAGTCAACTTGAAGTGACAGCGACGTATACAGATCAAACTTCATTTTCTTATGTGATGTCTTCGACACCAAATAATCCATTTAAGAATTCTTTGTTGTCTTACAATAGTTCTTCAATCGCTAAAGTCGGTATTTCTGATCCTCAACCAATTGATCAGACAGTGAAGAGCGTGACGAAAGATAATCGTGACAAGCTGACCAATGAATTTGTCCAACAAATCCCTTACGAATCAAGTGGTAATCGTAATCAAAATATGACATGGACAGTTTCAAATATTGAAAATGATGATGTGTTTAAAACAGGTGTATGGCAAGTCTATGATGAAACTGGTAAAGAACAAACAGATTTATTTGAATTTGACAAGGTCAATCAGACGATTAAGCCGAAAGATTTAAAAAATAGTAACTTATACAATCACTACTACAGATTTGTTTATAGCTTGCCATTTGATGAATCAAAAGAAATCCAAGAAAATCAGTTAGTTGAACAAAATAATGGGAAGTATCTAAATTATAGCCAAGATATTTCATTAACAGTGGATAAGCTATCTCCAGTAGTAGCGACACCTACAACGGATATTAATTTCATGGCTACGATTAATTATAGTTACACAGATGAAGAAGGTAAGCCAATTACTATGGATGGTCTAGCTAAAACAGGAACTGGTTTGATCACTCAGCCTTATCCAGTAAATGAAGCGCCAGACATTCAAGGTTATACGTTTAATAGGTCAGAACCAAGTGATTTAATGAATAAAAAAATTCTTTATACCGATAACCCTGTGAACTTCATTTATGATAAAATAAATAAAGTTCAAATGACCGTTAATTATTATCAATTAGACCGTCAAGGAAAAGAGACAACTCATAGAGTTATAGACGATTTACAAACCGGTAATACTGTTGAAGCATTAGTTGAAGAAGTTGAAGTAGGTAAGAAAATTAGTGAGTTTATCCCTCAACCAGACTTTAATAGTTATCTTTATAAATCATCTATAGTGACAAATGATGTGACGAATGAATCCATTGAAGATGATATTGTTCCAATGAATGATTTTACAGTAAATCGTTACTATCAACCATTAGAAAATTTAAGTGTGCCGAAGACAATATCATTTGGTGAAAAAAATGCTCAAAGATTAAAAGATGAATATTCTGTCAAAAATGATCCTTCACCAATCGGTTTAACCAGTGGTTATTCAGATGTTAACTGGTCTCTGCATGCAAGTAGTGATGGACTATTCTCAGAAGGTACGAAGACAAGATTATTGTCAGACATGTACTTTAGATTAAACGATGAAAAAATGATAATTAATGAAGAAGATACGGTATTAGCTTCCCAGGTAAACGAGCATTATTATGATTTACCACTTGTGACAGAAGATAATAAGGAAGGTCTGTTTTTAAAAATTGGTAATAGTGGAACAAAAGACTCTAAGTATAGTGGAAAAATTAAATTTTCCATGGTAACTGGACCATAA
- a CDS encoding LPXTG cell wall anchor domain-containing protein — MKKYGTYFFIAILMMAMVPMTVLGVTEADSPVSVQIGEIEKPNPKPEPNPKPKPPVDVYKPAPPKDGGGRLPQTGEMIQTLIFLLIGVSVILIVIGLIVMKQIFGRDFDEFEDVATL, encoded by the coding sequence ATGAAAAAATATGGCACATATTTCTTTATAGCAATATTAATGATGGCCATGGTTCCTATGACAGTATTGGGAGTGACAGAAGCAGATAGCCCTGTCTCTGTTCAAATCGGTGAAATAGAAAAACCTAATCCAAAGCCAGAACCAAATCCCAAACCTAAGCCACCTGTGGATGTTTATAAGCCAGCACCTCCCAAAGATGGTGGTGGACGTTTACCTCAAACAGGAGAGATGATTCAAACTTTAATTTTTCTATTAATTGGTGTGAGTGTCATTTTAATCGTTATTGGTTTAATCGTGATGAAGCAAATCTTTGGTCGAGATTTTGATGAGTTTGAAGATGTAGCAACTTTATAA
- a CDS encoding DUF916 domain-containing protein, whose protein sequence is MMRCKLSIIYLFLMALSLSLLGLGIVVDASSEGFSVSVTKPPSQVDDKVDYLDLRIEPSKKDKLEVTVINNSKDDPIEIDISYNSATTNKNGIIEYGKSDARLSDSLQTQFQDVVTGPKQITLKPGETKVLKFDITMPDEKFDGYIAGGIELSEKLAKSKKPSVVTEFSYKIGMRLSQNDNKVDSELIFKKVQASFVNYEPALLITIDNVQPEYIEALEMSVDVVPIGKEVVLASASLDSLRIAPNSLYEFPLFLKEPMLKTGRYEAIINLKTGDGYTREWREPFYFDQNSVIIENTPEESNKSNKAVIILATVIVLAVIIILIVYFVILKQKNKKTPPHLRR, encoded by the coding sequence ATGATGCGATGTAAACTAAGTATCATCTACCTTTTTCTGATGGCTCTGTCCCTGTCTTTATTAGGTTTAGGAATTGTGGTAGATGCTAGTAGCGAAGGGTTTAGTGTTAGTGTAACAAAACCACCTAGTCAAGTAGATGATAAAGTAGATTATTTAGATCTTAGGATAGAACCATCAAAAAAAGATAAACTTGAAGTAACAGTGATTAATAACTCTAAAGATGATCCTATAGAGATTGATATTAGTTATAACTCTGCTACGACTAATAAAAATGGGATTATCGAGTATGGCAAGTCTGATGCTAGATTATCTGATAGCTTACAGACCCAGTTTCAAGATGTCGTAACAGGTCCAAAACAAATCACGTTAAAACCAGGTGAGACAAAAGTGTTGAAGTTTGACATCACGATGCCAGATGAAAAATTTGATGGCTATATCGCAGGTGGGATTGAATTATCAGAAAAACTTGCCAAGTCAAAAAAACCATCAGTTGTGACTGAGTTCAGCTATAAAATTGGTATGAGACTGAGTCAAAATGACAATAAAGTAGATTCTGAGCTGATTTTTAAAAAAGTTCAAGCTAGCTTTGTCAATTATGAGCCGGCTCTTTTAATTACTATCGATAACGTTCAGCCTGAATATATTGAAGCATTAGAGATGAGTGTAGATGTTGTTCCAATTGGTAAGGAAGTCGTATTAGCAAGTGCTAGTCTTGACAGCTTACGAATTGCCCCAAACTCTTTGTATGAGTTCCCTTTATTTTTAAAAGAGCCCATGTTAAAAACGGGAAGATATGAAGCTATTATTAATTTAAAAACGGGAGACGGGTATACAAGAGAGTGGCGGGAGCCTTTCTACTTTGACCAAAATAGTGTCATCATAGAAAATACTCCAGAAGAGAGCAACAAAAGTAATAAAGCAGTGATTATTTTAGCTACGGTGATTGTTTTAGCCGTTATCATTATTTTGATTGTCTACTTTGTCATATTAAAACAAAAAAATAAAAAAACACCGCCTCATTTGAGAAGGTAA
- a CDS encoding ISL3 family transposase, whose product MCPSCHQNTCVKNGTYTTKTQLPEFNRVTTYLKLKRERYLCKECHTTFSADTALVDDYCHISKTLKYQIALDLKEDRSRKEIARFHHVSDNTVQRVLYDFTNHCLTNFQHLPKVLCVDEFKSTKSCQSGMSFICADAESKKIIDILPDRRLFSLIKYFLKYSRKERLKVKFLVMDMNANYGGLLKTVFPYAEIVTDRFHIIQHINRSFNQLRIKEMNQLKRYDNEEAKQYRRIKKYWKLFLKDSSQLSATTYSNYPLFNKSMTQVGVIEELLSYNSTLKIAYDYIQELKYAYETKDSDLFLELTHSISNELPKEFKAKFKTFQTFRQGVTNALNYSYSNGFLEGINNRIKAIKRIAYG is encoded by the coding sequence ATATGCCCCTCTTGTCATCAGAATACGTGTGTTAAAAATGGTACTTATACTACTAAAACACAACTACCAGAGTTTAATAGGGTCACAACTTATTTAAAACTTAAAAGAGAACGATATCTATGTAAAGAATGTCATACAACATTCAGTGCTGATACTGCGTTAGTCGATGACTATTGTCATATATCGAAAACATTAAAGTATCAAATCGCCTTAGATTTGAAAGAAGATCGTTCAAGAAAAGAGATTGCTAGATTTCATCATGTTTCTGATAACACGGTACAACGTGTTTTATACGACTTTACCAACCACTGTCTAACCAACTTTCAACATCTACCAAAAGTACTATGTGTCGATGAATTTAAATCAACTAAGTCATGTCAATCTGGTATGAGCTTTATTTGTGCTGATGCTGAAAGTAAAAAGATTATTGATATTTTACCAGATAGACGCCTCTTCTCTCTTATTAAGTACTTCCTGAAATACTCCAGAAAAGAGCGGTTAAAAGTGAAGTTTCTCGTCATGGATATGAATGCCAACTACGGTGGCCTTCTTAAAACTGTATTTCCATATGCAGAGATTGTGACAGATAGATTCCATATCATTCAGCATATCAATCGTTCTTTTAATCAACTAAGAATAAAAGAAATGAATCAATTAAAACGTTATGATAATGAAGAAGCAAAACAATACCGGAGAATAAAAAAATATTGGAAACTATTTTTAAAAGACTCTAGTCAATTAAGTGCCACTACATATAGTAATTATCCTCTTTTCAATAAAAGTATGACACAAGTTGGTGTCATTGAAGAACTTCTTTCCTATAACTCAACTCTAAAAATCGCATATGATTATATACAAGAGTTAAAATATGCTTATGAAACAAAGGATTCAGACTTATTTTTAGAATTAACCCATTCTATCTCTAATGAGCTTCCTAAGGAATTTAAAGCCAAATTCAAAACATTCCAAACCTTCAGGCAAGGTGTTACCAATGCTTTAAATTATTCTTATTCAAATGGTTTTTTAGAAGGAATTAACAACCGAATCAAAGCTATCAAACGAATAGCCTATGGTTAA
- a CDS encoding WxL domain-containing protein encodes MKKQILGFALVATSVLALGINANAATEATSEVGVGFQEDSNTTDPTEPGEARGRLSLKGVPTAFQFGNKHKITTNGTMAFPVVNTGATDARELNVYDDRPSEVKTGWVLSGELSDLVATNDPTKTLNGALDFRMNQLMAYKASLPQGATASTPLEFPENPYTDTNSKIVTTAVAPGIDFIKANADGRSESVELEMGGDPVNLFGIQGGDNVYKGGIVTQLTDIDLVVKGGAEAQTDYTGEVTWKLSEAYTGSTTTP; translated from the coding sequence ATGAAAAAACAAATTTTAGGTTTTGCTCTTGTTGCAACAAGTGTTTTAGCACTTGGAATTAATGCAAATGCTGCTACTGAAGCTACTAGTGAAGTAGGAGTTGGTTTCCAAGAAGACTCAAATACAACTGACCCAACTGAACCAGGGGAGGCTAGAGGTAGATTATCTCTAAAAGGTGTTCCAACTGCATTCCAATTTGGTAATAAACACAAAATCACAACAAACGGAACTATGGCATTCCCAGTAGTAAATACTGGAGCAACTGATGCTCGTGAATTAAACGTTTATGATGACAGACCATCTGAAGTAAAAACTGGTTGGGTATTAAGTGGTGAATTAAGTGATTTAGTAGCTACAAACGATCCAACTAAAACATTAAATGGTGCTCTAGATTTTAGAATGAATCAATTAATGGCCTATAAAGCTAGTTTACCACAAGGTGCTACAGCAAGTACTCCTTTAGAGTTTCCTGAAAATCCATATACAGATACTAATAGTAAGATTGTAACAACTGCTGTCGCACCAGGAATTGACTTCATCAAAGCTAATGCTGATGGACGTTCTGAAAGTGTGGAATTAGAAATGGGTGGCGATCCAGTTAACCTATTTGGTATCCAAGGTGGAGATAATGTTTACAAAGGTGGTATCGTGACTCAATTAACTGATATCGACTTAGTAGTTAAAGGTGGAGCAGAAGCTCAAACTGACTACACTGGTGAAGTAACTTGGAAATTATCTGAAGCTTATACTGGTTCTACAACTACTCCATAA
- a CDS encoding ABC transporter permease yields the protein MNKFWVVALETYKKNVKSLSFVMMVLAPFVLILFSIGSGYISTKLDPVNEIAIVSQEKTLREAVILTAQQEFDINKSIDSVDEAKVAMEAEEIDGYLEVSVADHQLKGEYTGFETLGVDKEQQLFEALNGIQLALNTKKLGLSEGQVAELLSHPELSENQVSLKNGVLVKSENDRKALILVGFFIVLAMYMIVLLYASITAQEVASEKGTRIMEVILSSTTAAKHFYGKIMGIFLVILTQVLIYLLSGIVGYILAKDMPMVKSFLANVSMGELVRGILGYNLLYLLFGVLIYTILSAFTGSLVSKSEDAAKAVTPVTYLIMIASLPTMLLGLSSPNNILIRVFSYVPFFSSFSMPIRIANGNVTIPEILISLGLLVLASVLLLKFSAKVYKSTVLIYSDKSMMQVFKGVYNKSC from the coding sequence ATGAATAAATTTTGGGTAGTAGCTCTTGAGACGTATAAAAAAAATGTGAAATCTTTAAGTTTTGTGATGATGGTTCTGGCTCCTTTTGTGTTAATTTTATTTTCTATAGGCTCAGGCTATATTAGTACTAAATTGGATCCAGTCAACGAGATTGCTATTGTCAGTCAAGAAAAAACGTTGAGAGAGGCCGTTATCTTAACAGCTCAACAAGAATTTGATATTAATAAATCAATTGATTCAGTGGATGAGGCCAAAGTGGCTATGGAAGCTGAAGAAATTGATGGTTATTTAGAAGTGAGTGTGGCAGATCATCAGCTAAAAGGTGAGTACACTGGTTTTGAAACGTTAGGAGTAGATAAAGAGCAACAGCTTTTTGAAGCTTTAAATGGTATTCAGCTAGCACTTAATACAAAAAAATTAGGTCTATCTGAAGGGCAAGTGGCTGAATTATTATCTCATCCAGAGTTATCTGAAAACCAAGTTTCTCTAAAGAATGGCGTCTTAGTTAAAAGTGAAAATGATAGAAAAGCTCTTATTTTAGTTGGTTTCTTTATTGTTTTAGCTATGTATATGATTGTCTTACTTTACGCTTCAATTACTGCTCAGGAAGTAGCTAGCGAAAAAGGCACGCGTATTATGGAGGTTATTTTATCAAGCACAACAGCTGCTAAGCATTTTTATGGTAAAATCATGGGGATCTTTTTGGTCATTTTAACTCAAGTTTTGATTTATTTATTATCAGGTATTGTAGGATATATACTAGCTAAAGACATGCCTATGGTGAAATCATTTTTAGCTAATGTATCAATGGGTGAGTTGGTTAGAGGGATATTGGGTTATAATTTACTATATCTATTGTTTGGTGTTTTGATATATACGATTCTCTCAGCTTTTACAGGATCTCTTGTTAGTAAGTCAGAAGATGCAGCTAAGGCTGTAACTCCAGTGACTTACTTAATTATGATAGCTTCACTGCCGACAATGTTACTAGGTTTATCGAGCCCAAATAACATCTTGATTAGAGTCTTTTCATACGTCCCATTCTTTTCATCTTTTTCAATGCCTATAAGAATTGCTAATGGTAATGTGACAATACCAGAAATTCTTATTTCTTTAGGCCTGTTAGTCTTGGCGAGTGTGTTGCTTCTTAAATTTTCAGCAAAAGTTTATAAATCAACAGTTTTAATTTATAGTGATAAGAGTATGATGCAAGTCTTTAAAGGGGTCTATAATAAATCGTGTTGA
- the dtd gene encoding D-aminoacyl-tRNA deacylase has translation MKVVLQRVTHSSVSVEDNQLASIGLGYMLLVGVEEGDTTETATYLANKISKLRVFEDDEGKMNLDIHQVEGQILSISQFTLLADTKKGTRPSFTKAGDPKEAEKLYNFFNKSLRETGLEVFEGQFGAHMVLDIKNDGPCTIILEK, from the coding sequence ATGAAAGTTGTATTACAAAGAGTGACTCACTCTAGTGTCAGTGTAGAAGACAATCAGTTGGCTAGTATTGGACTTGGTTATATGTTACTAGTTGGTGTTGAGGAAGGGGATACGACTGAGACTGCGACTTATTTAGCAAATAAAATTAGTAAACTTAGAGTATTTGAAGATGATGAGGGGAAGATGAATTTAGATATTCACCAAGTAGAAGGACAAATTTTATCTATTTCTCAGTTTACTCTTTTGGCTGATACTAAAAAAGGAACTCGCCCAAGCTTTACTAAAGCAGGGGATCCCAAAGAAGCTGAAAAATTATATAATTTTTTTAATAAGAGTTTAAGAGAAACTGGTCTAGAGGTATTTGAAGGTCAATTTGGGGCACATATGGTTCTTGATATAAAAAATGATGGACCATGCACCATTATTTTAGAGAAATAG
- a CDS encoding DUF916 and DUF3324 domain-containing protein has product MKKLIKRLFFLVALISLSAVTAQAVDREEGIGFQIKPVFNSNQIDPSVSYFYTKVEPGQEQKIEVIVESNRKAPATLAVEVLDAYTGNKGTIAYGTQEKIGESDPTLKNPVSQLVKPETEKLTVQDFERKVVTFTITPPAEKFEGVKMGSIRFMLVDEDEDAAMKNNIALETGLILASNGEQFNNGKDLKMNGVKAELVRGQKMVIANLQNPEPKTLEGLTIDARLKDKKSGKIIKNKKINGAAMAPNSNFDFEMAFGLQELPTGQFIYEMKVNNDFYNWDFKEEFEITGAQAKKINNESAFNIDVPLWIKVVTGVQVLLVIIILVMIIVRRKGMSEQLKRQKRKGSNRKHQSGRKKSSSRKGGA; this is encoded by the coding sequence ATGAAGAAATTAATAAAAAGACTGTTTTTCTTAGTAGCACTGATAAGTCTGTCTGCCGTAACAGCTCAAGCAGTCGACAGGGAAGAGGGAATTGGTTTTCAAATTAAGCCAGTTTTTAATTCTAATCAAATTGATCCCAGTGTGTCTTACTTTTATACAAAAGTAGAACCAGGGCAAGAACAAAAAATTGAAGTGATTGTAGAGAGTAATCGTAAAGCCCCAGCAACGTTAGCTGTGGAGGTATTAGATGCTTATACTGGTAATAAAGGAACAATTGCTTATGGAACACAAGAAAAAATTGGTGAGAGTGATCCCACTTTAAAAAATCCAGTGTCTCAACTAGTGAAACCAGAAACGGAAAAACTGACAGTTCAAGATTTTGAAAGAAAAGTAGTAACATTTACTATTACACCTCCTGCTGAAAAATTTGAGGGTGTGAAAATGGGATCAATTCGTTTTATGCTTGTTGATGAAGACGAAGATGCCGCTATGAAAAATAATATTGCTTTAGAGACAGGTTTAATCCTTGCTTCAAATGGTGAGCAATTTAATAATGGTAAAGATTTAAAGATGAATGGTGTGAAAGCAGAACTTGTGCGTGGTCAAAAAATGGTTATTGCCAACCTGCAAAACCCAGAACCTAAAACACTAGAAGGATTAACGATTGATGCTAGACTAAAGGACAAAAAGTCTGGTAAAATAATAAAGAATAAAAAAATTAATGGTGCTGCAATGGCACCAAATAGTAATTTTGACTTTGAGATGGCCTTTGGTTTACAAGAGCTTCCAACAGGTCAGTTTATCTATGAAATGAAAGTCAACAATGACTTTTATAATTGGGATTTTAAAGAAGAATTTGAAATCACAGGTGCCCAGGCCAAAAAGATTAATAATGAGAGTGCTTTTAACATCGATGTTCCTTTATGGATTAAAGTAGTAACAGGTGTACAGGTGTTACTAGTAATCATCATATTAGTTATGATTATTGTTCGTCGTAAGGGGATGAGTGAACAACTAAAACGCCAAAAACGAAAAGGCTCAAACCGTAAACATCAATCTGGGCGTAAAAAGAGCTCATCTAGAAAAGGAGGGGCATAA